The region GCTGTCTTTGTCAGGATTAGGCCGAAAGCAGGGGGAAGCTTACGCTCAAACTTGACACCAGTCACCAAGTTATGGTGGGCAGGGATGGTGTAGATGCAGCGCCGCTGTCGCAGGTCCCACACTTTGCAGGTGTTGTCACCGCTGCCAGTTGCAATGTGGTAGCTGGGGTCAGATACAGTATCGAGGTGAGAAACAGAGAGTACTTCCTGACCAAAACCCTCTCCACCCCTCATTCGGTGATCTTATTTTACCCATTGGGGGAGAAACTTATTCCATAGATTTCCTTCAGGTGCCCTTCTAGGAACATGATGCAACGTCCTGTGCGCAGGTCCCAAACGCGACCAAATGCGTCCAGTCCCctgataaaataatttacaaatgaatATTCGGAATCTAGTTCTTTGTGGAGGCAGGCTTACGTAAGAGGTGACACTACTGAGGTGCCCCTGGCTATGTGGAAAAAGCCTTACCCAGTGCCAGCCAAAGAGCCATCTTGATGGAAGGCAATGTCATACACACCCATGCTGTGGCCTTCCTGATGCAGGATCTCCTCTTGAGCCTCCAAATCCCACAAGCGCCATGAGCGGTCATAGCTACAACACCAAACTAGTAATTAACCAGCAGGTATGTACTCAGTTTCTACAACGTGCAAGGTATTATCAGTAGCTGTAGCTTCACTTATGCTTCTGAAACTACTCATATAACCCTATTaacaagaaattattttctgCCATAAACAATGTCTCAATAACTAAGCATATCTGTCTTGGGTGCCAATTGGGAAACCATGACTTCCTATAAACCTACTTCACTGGCTATTTCTAAGAACAGAATTCCCTAAGAGTGTCTCAGCAAAGATTCTGTTGCCTTCTTTCCTCCCCAATTTCACTGTTACGGTCTTTCACTCATTGAGCACTGATATGTTTACTGGCCCTAAATTGGATGCTGgggatacaaaaatcaaccatGGACAAATCAGTGGAATAGAACAGAGGTAACagaaacacacccacacatatatggtcacATGATTTTCAATGAGGGTGCCAAGAGATTTCATCAAGTTAAGGAAAgtcccttcaataaatggtgatagagCTGTCTTTGTGCAtggaaataaagacagaaaaaaaaagacaaacatttttaaaaaaatgagtaaagcaCCTGAAGACTACACAAAAgagaatatacaaatggccaagaggCATATGACAGAGCACTCAACACCAATAGTCATTAAGGCAACAAAAATGGAAACCATGAGATTTCGCTACACAGTTGCTAGACTGGGCAGAACGATGGGGCTGACAAAACTGAATGTTGGCAAGGAGGTGAGCGATCAGAATTCTGGGGATGCAAAATGGcataaccactttggaaaaccacTTGGAAGTTTTTGATATGTTAAATATACATCTACTCTATGATCAGCACttgtattcctaggtatttattcaagagaaagtgaagaaaaacatGTCCACAGAAAGTCTTGCACAAGAATATTTATAGCACTGTTAGTCTGACTAGCCAAAACCTGGGAacagcccaactgtccatcaacAGGAAACTGAGTAAATAAAGCGTGGCACAGTAATACAACTGATTACtcctcaacaataaaaagaactaTTGATAATATGCAAGCAATATGAAAATGTGgctgagtgaaagcagccagacaaaCAGGATTTATGGTGACAGAAGTCAGAGGAGTGGTTGCTCTGGAAGGGGGAGTTACTGGGAAGGGGCACGAGGGAACTCTGTGGGGTGACAGAAATGCACTCACTGACAGGGACGTGAGTCACAGGAGCACTGTATTTGTCAAGACTGAttaaactatacacttaaaacaaATCCATACCCACATCATGTAAGTGATATCTCaatttaaaagttcttttaacagccctggctggcatggctcagtagattgagcactggactgtgaagcaaagggttgccagttcgattcccagtcagggcacatgcctgggttgcaggccaggtccccagtgggggggtgcgagaggcaaccacacactgatatttctctccctctctttcttcttcccttctcctccctctaaaaataaatgagatctttaaaaaaagaggaaaaaaagttctttaaCAGATTCTGGCCTCATTAAACTAGATAGTTTAACTGGCCAGAATCTGTTAAAGAAATTTAACTGGCCTCATTAAAGAACCAGAAAGGGAGACTGATTTGTATGCAGAGATTATAATACAATGtgtaggggggaaaaaagtaaaacacaaatgTCTGATATTAGTTAAGAAAGAGAATATGGAATGAAAATTCTAGTTTTTTTGACAACTAGTGACTTAAAAATTGCAGATGAACTGCaatgtaagaacaaatacactTCGCCCTAACTATATAATATACCGTATTTTGCATTGTATAATGTGCAATTTTTTGCcctaatttttgagggaaaaacaaggatgcgcattatacatggcattCCGtagatatgtaaatatttttaatccttttattaacgcttatgcattaaaagtgtaactatagaaagcaataatgatatccacatgcaaaataataccctggaatacaataatcagttttgtttctaaatataaataaaaaattgaattaaattaaaatgaaagactttttcccctgaaagtttgggcccaaaatctgggtgtgcattatacatgggagtgcaCTGTACATGGTAAAATATGGCATCCTATTCTGATTCTGATGCCTTGCTGTCCAAGAACATCCTCCTTGAAGATCTCTGTTCTAAACATTTACTCGGCAGTGAACAACAGAAAGGCTTACCAGGTGGTACCCAGGAAACGTCCTGATGGATGCCACATTACACGGGCCACACGCACTGTATGGCCCTCAATATCTGCCACTGGTTCATCACTGAAAAGGAACCAAATACATGTGAGTAAACTGTTTTATACtcatgtaaataaatattcattgacttTATTAACTGCTGCACACAGATGTACCAATTGTGTACAATTTGAGAGgccaaaatgtaaataaacttgTAATTTGTTAAAACCAATTTAGGGCTAGCAATGATTTAAGTCACTTCCCAAGGTTTTAAAAGATTGGGGACTACTTCCTGTACCCACAGGGCAAAACTGTCCACAGAACTTCAAGAAATACCCTTTCTACCTCAACTCACTATGTTAATGAGCTCTTAAGGCTATACCACTTAGaaccagagaaaataaaagataagcaaaattgtTTCTCTGCACCAAAGAAGTGTTGAAATTCTAGAAAGAAAACATACTTTGATAGAGATGTGAGGTTACAGAAACCAAGCAGTTTTGGTGCAAGTGGATTATAAATAAATCTCCTCAAACTTTAGCCAGTTCAAGGATCCCCATGGAAAAAGGAACTTGTAAGTAGATAAaggcttcatttccttttggtggCCATTAAATTCTACTCCCCAGTAACCACAGAAAGGAGACCTGAAACACCAGCATAAGAAAGTAAACAAGAACCCTAGAGAGGGCAATTAAAAAGGGAACTTTGTCAATGTGCATACATACAACTAATCAAAGCCCTGGGGGAACAAGTATTGCTAAATATTACCAAAGCCAATTAAAACTTGCTGTGCTCATAGGTTAAGACCCTGTCTGGTACAGAATGGAGATGCTAATTAATTAGCTCCTTACAAAAGCCTGGAACAAAAGCCTCACGTGCtttcccaaagaaataaaactaagcaattgAATTCTGACGTCTTTTAGCCAATAACACGCTTCCAAAATTTTCTTGAAAAGTAATAtgcataaatacattaaaaaaaacacctgtTTTATCGATAACTGGACAATATGGTGTGGGTAAGGGATGACGCCACCGGAGGAGACACCACCTCCTTGGCAATACTGCCAGACAGAACTGCACTTTCCCCTCCCCGGGGGCTGTTTGCTGAAACCAACGTGCTGCCGGAATACCATGTTTAATCAGTCTCCCAAACAGTGCATTTCTCCGTCAACCTACTGCACAGGGGTAAGATGGATCTTTCCAGAATAACTGGAGCCAGGAAAAAAGTGGCCACTATACttaaaaaatcaagatataaagttaacaaaaaagaaaaaacctgacACAACTCCTTTGGTGAGAAAAAGTGTAAGAAAAATCctctattctatttttataacaaGTTTCCTTGACTCTTAAGAGTATCTCTGGGGTTCAATGCCAGGTTTTCAGGTCCCAAGGGCCAACCAATCCGCCATTTACTTTAGTGACTGCAGTATGGAGAGAACTCACCTGTCAAGGCTCCAAAGTTTCACAGAACCATCAGCAGCACAAGAGGCCAGATTGACATCTTTTTGGTCCAAGCAGACAGTGGATTTCGGATGGAATACAATTGCTCCTACGTTTGTGTTATGGCCTGAAGGAGTGTAAGAGATGGAAGTTAAAGGGTTCCCGCTCCCTTGTAACTTATGTGCAAATACAGAGTACAATCAATAATATAGGTAAACATTAGGGACACATGATATAGTGTACTAAAGTAAGTATTCaactatgttaaaaaaataaactattttaatttaaacttatatttaaatcacattaacaaaaagcaaaacagccctgactggtgtggctcagtgggttgggtattgcctgcaaaccaaaaggtcaccggttcaattcccagtcagggcacaagcccgggttgtgggccaggccccaggttgGGGGAGTGTGACAGGCAACTGAACtacgtatctctcacacattggtgtttccctctctttttccctcccttcccctcgctctaaaaataaataaatataaggaagAGGGTTGTAAAATGCCAGTGGGGGCTGGACTTGAGATGAAACTGGTAGGTGTAGTACCTTCCAGCCTTGGGGTTGGAGAAACCAAACCCAGTCAAAACAGATCAAGAATTAACCTTGTGTGTCCTGGGTCTGAGTGTCAGGCAGAGTTCTGCTGCTCAGCAGAGCTTGCACTGTGACGGAGACACAGATTTAGACACGATTCTAACTTACCTCGAAGAGTGTGAAGGAGGTTGCAATCAGGAACAGACCAGAGCTTGCAAAGCCCACTCCTATCAAATACAAAGGAAAGCATCTCAGCCAGGGTTGGTCTGGGGAGGAAAAGGCACCTTGGTAACATTACTAAAGGACAATCTCTTCTCACCCTCAATAAACTTTACAATGgcagacagaagaagaaaaggcttATCATTTGAAGTGCTAAGAGTAGGCCTCTACTGGACTATAAGTAACACACACAGGTTGTTATTCCCCTTAACTTCTGGATCAATTTGTGAGGTAAGGTAGGACAAATTAAACTATCCACACCTGacgtgtgtggctcagtggattaagcgccagccttcgaaccccccccccccaaaagagtTGATGGTTCGAGCCCCAGTCAgcgtacatgcctgggttgcaggctacatccccagctggaggcatgcgagaggcaacccatcgatgtttctctctcacgtcgatgtttccctgtctctttctccctcccttcccctctctctaaaagtaaataaaatcctaaaagtaAACTAtccaataataatattaataatgacaCTATCTTCTTAAATATGAATAGCATTTTGCTGCTTACAAAGTACTTAACactttttagacttcttttctagtttaaaaaatttaaaaagattttgtatttCAGAAAATTTCCAATTACTTTTACACCGATAATCTCAAATGACTCTTATTAACAGACCTGTGAGGTATGTAAAATAGGAATGAAAACTTTTGCTTTGTTATGAAGGcattgaggcttagagaggtggaGATATTtgtgtaggtccttggctttctcCTGAACCATGGTCTCAGCGTCTGCCTAGACAAGTAGTTCCTATGCATACAATACAAGGAAGTTTCCCCTCATACTATCTCGTGGGCCATGTCCCACAAAAATAACTAAATCAGAACAAAACAAGAGCTATCATGTCCTAAGAGTTTTCTGCAAATATGGTGGTAagtaaaaagtaaagataaaaataatgatcCATGTTTACTGAGTCCTTACCACATACCAGGCACTATCGAGGccaaatgttttataaacatcaCCTCACcctactttaagaaaaaagacaagttGCAGAGAATAAGTGTCTTGCCTAGGTCacataactgaaaaagaaaagctacacTGGGGTGTGGGCAGTAGCTAGTCTATTAGCTCACTCTACGACGTGCTCCAAAATACTAGAGTCCAGAACGCAACACTGCTCCACGTCACGCTCTCCGGGGTCCCTCGTGAGCAGTCAGAACTGCTCACGCTTTATTACTGTATAACAAACGGGCAGAGCAGTAGAATCTCCAGTTCGGTGTGGTcgtaagaaagaggaagaggatgtAGAAATAAACATCTAAGACGTGCTGATTTCCCCCACCAAACCTGTTCCCTATGTAGGATAAAAAAGTCACTGTAAAATGGAACTTACCAACAGGCTGTGGCCAGCATTTTGGAATTGGGACTAAAGTGACAGTAGGAGATAGGCCGATCATCCCCAATTTGACTGCAGAAATTATTCaaagacttaaaaaacaaaaacaaaaaaatggtaatCATTAATAGGCTAATCCAAGAGCTGGCTTTTCCACTATAAAAAGGCAACTTGAGGTTTAATATAACCCAACATTCCTTTATACTTTTGatgggggggtggtggtggttagGAGACTAATATTCATGAATAAATGGAGTCAAGGCTTATCTGAAACCCCAGCACACTGTCTTCTACAGTCTTAACATCACTAGCTTCTGTGTCAgctaaacataaagaagaaaagcgCGGAGAGATCTGCAGTACCGCTTTGACAtactaaaaggaagaattaaGGAGCGGAGCCATAGGCCTCTGCTGAGTACAAACTACAGTAGGTTCCCGCCACCTAAACGGATGGTCCTCCCAGATGGCAACAGTGTAAGCAGACAGAAATAACCATAGCTGCCTTTACCCTCCTAGAGGCGGGCCAAAATAGAAAAACGACTAAATATTTAGGAACCTTTAAGATACTGGACAATTTCTGAGGGCATCTTACCCGGAGAGATTTGTGCAGCTCCTGCATCTGGGAGGTCCTGGTTGTCTCAGGAATCTCTTTATGCAGACGAGCTTCCTCCAAGCGTTTCATGGCCCTACGACACACAGGCAACAACACCCTCGTAAGCAAATGGCTTTTAGACAAGGGGTCTGCACCAGTGTCCTGCCACTCAATTTCATGTAACAGCCAGTCACTATAGAGCAGATCCTCAGTCCCTGAgaggaaataagaaaagataTACTTCTTTCTCCTCTAGAGGCTCTCCTTACCTGGGCAGTGAGTAATTAGCAATCCATAGTCTAGCCACCTTCAGGCTGTTTGGTCCTTCATGGTACCAGGTCTGGTGATACTAAAAGTTAAATTAAGAGCAAAAACATTAAGGGTGAAGCATCACTGCCCCTTATCCCAGGGCTGGCAATTCTGGTCTAACTGTCCAGGAGAAAGGTGAACCAGTTCGCTAACAGGATGGGATCAGGCACGAGTGCTCTCACTGGGTTTCCTCCCATGAGCTCCCACTGGGCGGGTTCTGGCTCTGTGTTCAAGGTCACACTAGGAATTTTACCGCTCTTTCCTAAAACCCACTAATCGCCATTCATACCCATGAGGAGCCACAAACTACTGCTGACAACTCTTCTCGAATGGTAGAGTTGTCAACCCTCTACCCCCAATCCTAGCAAAGCAAACcactgaaaacataaaatgagaaaacttcATGTTCTTCGTGTTTATATTACGAAGGTAAAGACATATTTTACCTCTTCTTTGGACTTCTTAGATTTCTCATCATCTTTCTTGGTCTTTTTTAAGGCATCAGTGCCGACCACTGAGAGGATATTTCTTAACCTATaccaaaaaagacagaaatttaaACAGAGCTCAGATTTTGAAAAGTACATCTAAGAAGGGAGTAAGCTTCCCCTACTTTCTCACCATTCAAACTCCAAGCAACCTTCTCTGAGATTCAAGATGTCATGCCTAAACTTCTAGTCTGATTCTGTTCACTTACCTTCTTTAAAATACTCTAAGCTGAAATACCAGTAACTACCCTACTCAATTTGGAGTTAACTAGCCCCAACACAGCTACCGCTTGGTCTGTGGAAACAGCCACCCCTCACTCAGCGCCACAAGTGCTGGATATTGACTCAGGTGCTAAGTACACAATGATAACCAAGAAACAGTTCTGATTTCAAGTGGCACAGTCCTGCAgggttgggtggggagggggacagaaagTAACAGGGAACTATACagtgcattatatatatatattaagtatCAACACAGTGGTAAGTGTAGCATGCTAAGGGGAAACATAAAGGGAGCACCTAACCTAGGTTTGGAGGATCAGGGAAGCTGTTACATAAtctgagtcctcattcagtcGGGTCAGTAGGTCAAGAATAGGAGAGGATTGCTGAGCCAGAGGTTCAACAACGTAAAGGTCTGGAGGTGAGAAAAGCACGTCGAGCTTGGAATCACGAACAGTTCAGTATGGCTAAAGCGTGGAGtacaagaaaaatggtttcttTCCCTTATAATTCAAACAGGCCCAGCACTGTTGGTTTAATGAGTATGAGATATTGTTTATATATGAAGAGGTATGTTTAATGAATACGAGGTTTTAAAGTGATTAAACACACACATTATGCAAACCGAGAAAAAAGACGATGATGAGAAGAGATAGCACAGTGAACAGAAAGACGAGGGCCTCATAACTGCATGACTTGCCTGTCACTAAGAGACTTTgcaattttaaaatcacaaaaggaGCATTATCTGAGGATAGTGCCCCTTTTCAGTAATATACAAAAACACTTAGAATTGTTTTATGTCATTGATAAGGAAAGcctttgtttaaattttctgttttcttaaagtatattttattgattatgctattacagctgtcccatttttttcccctttattcccctccactctgcacgcCCTCTCTCACCGGCATTtcccccctagttcatgtccatgggtcgtacatataagttctttaacttATAGGTTAAAGAGCAAGAGTGATGGGTTGTCTCTTGCAAGCCCCAagctgggaacctggctcacaacccaggttcctatactattcttaacctccccctgtctattttgggcctaccatttatgcttcttattccctgtacttttccccaatcacccccaccaccttcctactcataaccctccatgtgatccccatttctgtgagtctgttccttctagttgtttgcttagtttgtttttgtttttggttcagttgttgatagttgatagagtttatcattttactgttcatagttttgatcttctttttcttagataagtccctttaacatgtcatataataagggcttggtgatgatgaactcctttaacttgaccttatctgggaagcactttatctgcccttccattctaaatgatagctttgctggatagagtacgttctaggaccctgtgggtgtctccaatcAACTCTCCTGGGAGGTTGTTAGTTTTTCTTGCCACCACAActtccacaggtttttacagccagaggttgtgaggctttatttccccatactgtttcctgtgcggtctgtcttgctccccagttgtccctcctggtttatctgcacacaaatgtgggaccacctggtctgccagccaccaccttgctgcgagtcctcccctcccctcctactggtctggatgaacgtttcttctttaactgcttggttgtcggacttccatacagttagattttctgtatGTTCAGTTAGAtgttatggttattttttgttttgaaacttgttgttgtccttttggttgtgtgacgaggcaaagtgtttctacctacgcctctgtgttggctggaagtccctgTTGTTTAAATTTTCCAAGTTCAACTACAAATGTTTACCCAACTCAAAATTCCAcattggggaggggaggaaagaggagaggaaaagg is a window of Desmodus rotundus isolate HL8 chromosome 1, HLdesRot8A.1, whole genome shotgun sequence DNA encoding:
- the PRPF4 gene encoding U4/U6 small nuclear ribonucleoprotein Prp4 isoform X1; this encodes MASSRTSSTQATKTKAPDDLGAAVVKKPHIYYGSLEEKERERLAKGESGILGKDGLKAGIEAGNINITSGEVFEIEEHISERQAEVLAEFERRKRARQINVSTDDSEVKACLRALGEPITLFGEGPAERRERLRNILSVVGTDALKKTKKDDEKSKKSKEEYHQTWYHEGPNSLKVARLWIANYSLPRAMKRLEEARLHKEIPETTRTSQMQELHKSLRSLNNFCSQIGDDRPISYCHFSPNSKMLATACWSGLCKLWSVPDCNLLHTLRGHNTNVGAIVFHPKSTVCLDQKDVNLASCAADGSVKLWSLDSDEPVADIEGHTVRVARVMWHPSGRFLGTTCYDRSWRLWDLEAQEEILHQEGHSMGVYDIAFHQDGSLAGTGGLDAFGRVWDLRTGRCIMFLEGHLKEIYGISFSPNGYHIATGSGDNTCKVWDLRQRRCIYTIPAHHNLVTGVKFEPIHGNFLLTGAYDNTAKIWTHPGWSPLKTLAGHEGKVMGLDISSDGQLIATCSYDRTFKLWMAE
- the PRPF4 gene encoding U4/U6 small nuclear ribonucleoprotein Prp4 isoform X2: MASSRTSSTATKTKAPDDLGAAVVKKPHIYYGSLEEKERERLAKGESGILGKDGLKAGIEAGNINITSGEVFEIEEHISERQAEVLAEFERRKRARQINVSTDDSEVKACLRALGEPITLFGEGPAERRERLRNILSVVGTDALKKTKKDDEKSKKSKEEYHQTWYHEGPNSLKVARLWIANYSLPRAMKRLEEARLHKEIPETTRTSQMQELHKSLRSLNNFCSQIGDDRPISYCHFSPNSKMLATACWSGLCKLWSVPDCNLLHTLRGHNTNVGAIVFHPKSTVCLDQKDVNLASCAADGSVKLWSLDSDEPVADIEGHTVRVARVMWHPSGRFLGTTCYDRSWRLWDLEAQEEILHQEGHSMGVYDIAFHQDGSLAGTGGLDAFGRVWDLRTGRCIMFLEGHLKEIYGISFSPNGYHIATGSGDNTCKVWDLRQRRCIYTIPAHHNLVTGVKFEPIHGNFLLTGAYDNTAKIWTHPGWSPLKTLAGHEGKVMGLDISSDGQLIATCSYDRTFKLWMAE
- the PRPF4 gene encoding U4/U6 small nuclear ribonucleoprotein Prp4 isoform X3, yielding MLSFVFDRSGLCKLWSVPDCNLLHTLRGHNTNVGAIVFHPKSTVCLDQKDVNLASCAADGSVKLWSLDSDEPVADIEGHTVRVARVMWHPSGRFLGTTCYDRSWRLWDLEAQEEILHQEGHSMGVYDIAFHQDGSLAGTGGLDAFGRVWDLRTGRCIMFLEGHLKEIYGISFSPNGYHIATGSGDNTCKVWDLRQRRCIYTIPAHHNLVTGVKFEPIHGNFLLTGAYDNTAKIWTHPGWSPLKTLAGHEGKVMGLDISSDGQLIATCSYDRTFKLWMAE